A window from Phoenix dactylifera cultivar Barhee BC4 unplaced genomic scaffold, palm_55x_up_171113_PBpolish2nd_filt_p 001388F, whole genome shotgun sequence encodes these proteins:
- the LOC120108546 gene encoding uncharacterized protein LOC120108546 produces MFMRMSIANNIKSTLPECDSAQALLKTVEERFRSADKSLAGTLMAKLTTMKFDGTCGMHEHILEMTNIAAKLKALGMDVNESFLVQFILNSLPPQFGSFQIHYNTIKDKWNVNELTSMLVQEETRLKQQGYHSVNLVSHGAKKKWKKPRKGMKSGPSKGKEPHHDTEVHKKKQNKDRCHFCKKLGHCQKDCHKRKAWFEKKGIPYNPDARSK; encoded by the exons ATGTTTATGCGGATGAGTATAGCGAACAATATCAAGTCAACGCTTCCTGAATGTGACAGTGCTCAAGCATTATTGAAAACTGTGGAAGAACGTTTCCGATCTGCTGATAAGTCTCTAGCTGGGACATTAATGGCTAAACTTACCACCATGAAATTTGATGGTACTTGTGGGATGCATGAGCATATCCTTGAAATGACAAATATAGCTGCTAAGCTGAAGGCTCTTGGGATGGATGTGAATGAATCCTTTttagttcaatttattttgaactccttgcctcctcaatttggatcatttcaaattcactataacACTATTAAGGATAAGTGGAATGTGAATGAATTGACCAGTATGCTTGTTCAAGAGGAGACAAGACTTAAGCAACAAGGATATCATTCTGTCAATCTTGTAAGTCATGGAGCcaagaagaaatggaagaagcCAAGAAAGGGCATGAAGAGTGGACCATCCAAGGGTAAAGAGCCTCATCATGATACCGAGGTTCataagaagaaacaaaacaaagatagatgccatttttgcaagaAATTGGGACACTGTCAGAAGGACTGCCATAAACGCAAGGCAtggtttgaaaagaaag GGATTCCTTACAACCCAGATGCAAGATCCAAATGA
- the LOC103698560 gene encoding pentatricopeptide repeat-containing protein At5g13770, chloroplastic, with the protein MAIWSSDFSLASIPSRKSLPRTSLSISTSHGSSITFSSKRHRILNVNFSNSPSHLLEEAANGVPVIQVPSNSPARQPSPISDLDLTNEFICGLCRVPQTEALAFEYYQKAREQPKFHPDRRTFNLLIRILLKHKQWGSISALVEDFGVFNLFPDRSMCTRLVSGCVKARRFKLAESLLRILATRKGTTAISTFCSAMHGYNKLHMHNCTVAVYDQVRMAGLPLNSGCYRWIMDAYRKMGDTETVLALFLEFESKSWNSLAISVEIYSILLDSLGRAGRAFEAFKYFKEMEKKEIQPNPSIYSSLICSFAGTREVEMAEDLLQKAREKGMVRDSSVFMKLVMMYVEVELVEKTIRIVEAMMEMGLKVPDCILCAVVNGFAKKRGLKASVWAYDQCIFNGCEPGQVTYASIINVYGRLGLFQKAEMVFLEMMEKGFDKCVVAYSNMISMYGKVGRVRDAMRLLAKMKEKGCEPNVYVYNSLIDMHGRRLNLRQVEKVWKEMKRRRVEPDKISYTSIISAYNKARKLDECIRFYEEFKMNRGKVDRVLAGIMVGVFSKGSRFDELVKLLQDMKSEGTGLDERLYESALNALRDAGLQVHMKWFEKSFGLKKIDLMEE; encoded by the coding sequence ATGGCCATATGGAGCTCCGACTTCTCCCTGGCTTCCATCCCTTCTCGCAAATCCCTCCCCAGAACTTCTCTTTCCATCTCAACTTCTCATGGTTCATCCATCACCTTCTCCTCCAAAAGACATAGAATCCTCAATGTCAACTTCTCCAATTCTCCTTCCCATCTTCTTGAAGAGGCGGCGAATGGTGTCCCAGTTATCCAAGTCCCCTCCAATTCTCCAGCCCGACAACCGTCTCCCATCTCAGACCTTGACCTCACTAACGAATTCATCTGCGGTTTGTGCAGGGTTCCTCAAACAGAAGCTCTCGCCTTCGAATACTATCAAAAAGCCAGAGAACAACCAAAGTTTCATCCAGACCGCAGGACTTTCAATCTTTTGATCAGGATTCTGCTCAAACATAAGCAATGGGGCTCCATCTCAGCTCTAGTAGAAGATTTTGGTGTCTTCAATTTGTTTCCTGATCGATCCATGTGTACTAGATTGGTCAGTGGTTGCGTTAAAGCGAGAAGGTTCAAGCTTGCCGAGTCTTTGCTTCGAATTCTCGCAACCAGGAAGGGGACGACTGCCATCTCAACTTTTTGCTCCGCAATGCATGGTTACAACAAGCTTCATATGCACAATTGTACGGTTGCAGTGTACGATCAGGTGAGGATGGCTGGTCTTCCTCTAAACTCTGGCTGCTATCGCTGGATCATGGATGCATACCGGAAGATGGGGGACACTGAGACTGTGCTTGCCCTGTTTCTCGAGTTTGAATCGAAAAGTTGGAACTCGTTGGCTATTTCTGTTGAGATTTATTCGATCTTGTTGGATTCGTTGGGTAGAGCAGGGAGAGCTTTTGAAGCTTTTAAATACTTCAAAGAGATGGAAAAGAAGGAAATACAGCCCAATCCTTCCATCTATTCTTCACTTATTTGTTCCTTTGCAGGGACTAGAGAGGTGGAGATGGCAGAAGACCTCCTTCAAAAAGCCCGAGAGAAGGGAATGGTGAGAGACTCATCTGTCTTTATGAAGCTTGTGATGATGTATGTGGAAGTGGAGCTGGTAGAGAAGACAATTAGGATTGTGGAGGCGATGATGGAGATGGGACTCAAGGTACCAGATTGCATTTTATGTGCAGTTGTTAATGGCTTTGCTAAGAAAAGAGGACTTAAGGCTTCGGTCTGGGCATACGACCAATGCATCTTTAATGGATGTGAGCCAGGGCAAGTGACCTATGCTTCCATCATTAATGTCTATGGCCGTTTGGGGCTCTTCCAGAAGGCAGAGATGGTGTTTCTGGAGATGATGGAGAAGGGGTTCGACAAATGTGTGGTTGCCTACTCGAATATGATATCGATGTATGGGAAGGTTGGGAGGGTGAGGGATGCTATGAGGCTTTTGGCCAAGATGAAAGAGAAGGGATGTGAGcctaatgtttatgtttataATTCTCTCATAGACATGCATGGAAGACGCTTGAACCTAAGGCAGGTGGAAAAAGTTTGGAAGGAAATGAAACGAAGGAGAGTAGAACCAGATAAGATTAGCTATACAAGCATTATTAGTGCATATAACAAGGCTAGAAAATTGGATGAGTGCATTAGGTTTTATGAAGAGTTTAAGATGAATCGAGGAAAGGTTGATAGGGTTTTGGCTGGGATAATGGTCGGTGTTTTTTCGAAGGGTAGTAGGTTTGATGAGTTAGTCAAGCTGCTGCAGGACATGAAATCTGAGGGGACGGGGTTGGACGAGAGACTCTACGAGTCAGCCTTGAATGCTTTAAGAGATGCAGGGTTGCAAGTTCATATGAAGTGGTTTGAGAAGAGTTTTGGTTTGAAAAAGATAGACTTGATGGAGGAGTGA